A genome region from Trichocoleus sp. includes the following:
- a CDS encoding molybdenum cofactor guanylyltransferase yields MPQSKTSSTISLSAIVLAGGQSLRMGQDKALIEIEGKPLLQRICEIAQACADSVYVVSPHNERYQALSIDRVAFIQEMPLPIDIMPHGPLVGFAQGLSIVTTDWVLLLACDLPNLQVEVLQGWIKELPDMPSEIIAALPKNPQGWWEPLCGFYHRRCLPNLEAFMQVGGRSFQRWLSRQTVQELSLPNPEILFNCNTPADLEQAGGEIRG; encoded by the coding sequence ATGCCTCAGTCCAAAACCTCCTCCACAATTTCCTTGAGCGCGATCGTGTTAGCTGGAGGGCAAAGTTTACGGATGGGACAGGATAAAGCCCTGATTGAAATTGAGGGCAAACCTTTGTTGCAGCGGATCTGTGAAATTGCTCAAGCCTGTGCAGACTCAGTTTATGTGGTTTCGCCACACAATGAGCGATATCAAGCACTCTCGATCGATCGGGTAGCATTCATTCAGGAGATGCCGTTGCCGATCGACATCATGCCGCATGGACCGCTCGTCGGATTTGCTCAAGGATTGTCAATTGTGACAACAGATTGGGTCTTGCTGCTGGCTTGTGACCTGCCCAACCTACAAGTGGAAGTTTTGCAAGGCTGGATCAAAGAACTACCAGACATGCCATCTGAAATCATCGCCGCATTACCCAAAAACCCTCAAGGCTGGTGGGAACCGCTCTGTGGCTTTTATCATCGTCGCTGTCTGCCAAACTTAGAAGCATTTATGCAGGTAGGAGGACGATCGTTTCAACGGTGGTTGTCCCGGCAGACGGTGCAAGAACTTTCCCTACCCAACCCAGAGATATTGTTTAACTGCAACACACCCGCTGATCTGGAACAAGCAGGTGGAGAAATCAGAGGTTAG
- the def gene encoding peptide deformylase: MSEVLQIAQLGNPVLRQVAEAIDSIDAAEVQTLIDRLMTTLVQSNGVGIAAPQVGESYQLLIVASRPNPRYPNAPLMEPTVMLNPRLVSHSEEQVKDWEGCLSVPGIRGFVPRYREIEIEYFDRQGALQRQVFSDFVARIFQHEFDHLEGKVFLDRLESAQDIITDQEYLTRIVNSPNQ; the protein is encoded by the coding sequence ATGTCTGAAGTCTTGCAGATTGCTCAGTTAGGAAATCCGGTGTTGCGTCAGGTGGCGGAAGCGATCGACTCAATTGATGCGGCTGAAGTGCAGACGTTGATCGATCGACTGATGACAACTTTGGTGCAGTCAAATGGGGTGGGAATTGCTGCGCCACAGGTAGGAGAATCTTATCAATTGTTGATTGTGGCATCTCGCCCGAATCCGCGTTATCCCAATGCGCCGTTGATGGAACCCACTGTCATGCTCAATCCACGCTTGGTGAGCCACTCTGAGGAGCAGGTGAAAGATTGGGAAGGCTGTTTGAGTGTGCCGGGAATTCGAGGATTTGTGCCCCGGTATCGAGAAATTGAAATCGAATATTTCGATCGTCAGGGTGCCCTGCAACGTCAGGTATTCAGTGATTTTGTTGCCCGCATTTTTCAGCATGAGTTTGATCATCTGGAGGGCAAAGTATTTCTCGATCGGCTGGAATCGGCTCAGGATATCATCACCGATCAAGAATATCTGACGCGCATTGTGAATTCACCCAACCAATAA
- a CDS encoding TSUP family transporter, with translation MSNIVVQLLIVGLVAGIAGGMFGIGGGAIMVPAMVLLMGMDQKFATGTSLAAQVLPIGLLGATVYYRNGNLNIRDALLIAVGLLFGNLIGALFVNQPFISSALMKKLYGIFLLVIGLRYITIR, from the coding sequence ATGTCAAATATCGTTGTTCAGTTACTAATTGTTGGTCTAGTGGCGGGAATTGCAGGTGGGATGTTTGGCATTGGTGGCGGCGCAATTATGGTTCCGGCAATGGTACTGCTCATGGGCATGGATCAAAAATTTGCCACTGGGACGTCACTTGCCGCTCAAGTTTTACCGATCGGACTGTTAGGCGCAACCGTTTATTATCGCAATGGTAATCTCAATATTCGAGACGCGTTATTGATCGCAGTTGGGTTGCTCTTTGGTAATTTGATCGGCGCATTGTTCGTCAATCAACCCTTCATCAGCAGTGCTTTAATGAAGAAACTCTATGGTATTTTCTTGCTGGTGATTGGGCTGCGCTATATCACCATTCGCTGA
- the argS gene encoding arginine--tRNA ligase — protein MNATIAQLKEKFEQALVAAFGAELAGTDPILVPASNPKFGDYQSNVSLSLSKKLGQPPRAIAEQIVQNLDVADLCEAPSIAGPGFINLTLKPAYLEAQLRQMQTDERLGMPLTKQPKRAIVDFSSPNIAKEMHVGHLRSTIIGDSIARVLEFQGHDVLRLNHVGDWGTQFGMLITYLRESYPNALTQADALDLGDLTAFYKRAKQRFDEDEAFRETSRQEVVKLQSGDPETLKAWKLLCEQSRQEFQVIYDLLDIKVTERGESFYNSFLPKVVEDLDKAGLLVEDQGAKCVFLEGFTNKEGDPLPLIVQKTDGGYNYATTDLAALCYRIQQDHADRIIYVTDAGQANHFAQFFQVARRAGWIPDSVEIIHVPFGVVQGEDGKKFKTRSGDTIRLRDLLDEAIERARTDLETRLKTEERQETEEFIDHVATVVGISAVKYADLSQNRTSNYIFSYDKMLALQGNTAPYMLYAYVRVQGISRKGGIDLSQLGLDAPIVLQEETELALAKHLLQFEQVLAEVEADLFPNRLCQYLFELSQKYNQFYDRCPVLQAEEPLRTSRLILSDLTARAIQLGLSLLGIPVLERM, from the coding sequence ATGAATGCAACGATCGCCCAATTGAAAGAAAAATTTGAGCAAGCCCTGGTTGCTGCATTTGGGGCGGAGTTAGCGGGAACTGACCCGATTTTGGTTCCGGCAAGCAATCCAAAGTTTGGGGATTATCAATCGAACGTTTCCCTGTCGCTCTCCAAAAAACTGGGACAGCCGCCTCGAGCGATCGCAGAACAGATTGTGCAAAACCTGGATGTGGCGGATCTGTGCGAAGCTCCTTCGATCGCCGGGCCCGGATTTATTAACCTGACGCTCAAGCCTGCCTATCTGGAAGCCCAACTGCGGCAGATGCAAACAGATGAGCGCCTCGGAATGCCGCTGACCAAACAGCCCAAGCGAGCGATCGTTGATTTTTCCAGCCCCAATATTGCCAAAGAAATGCACGTCGGACATTTGCGATCGACCATTATTGGCGACTCGATCGCGCGGGTGCTGGAGTTTCAGGGGCATGATGTGCTGCGGCTAAACCATGTGGGCGACTGGGGCACCCAGTTTGGCATGTTGATTACCTATTTGCGCGAATCCTATCCCAATGCCTTGACTCAAGCAGATGCACTGGACTTGGGCGATTTGACTGCCTTTTATAAACGGGCAAAACAGCGGTTTGACGAAGATGAAGCGTTTCGGGAAACCTCGCGGCAGGAAGTTGTGAAGCTGCAATCTGGTGATCCGGAGACGTTGAAAGCCTGGAAGTTGCTCTGTGAGCAGTCGCGCCAAGAATTTCAGGTGATTTATGACTTGTTGGATATCAAAGTCACCGAGCGAGGCGAGTCCTTCTACAATTCCTTCCTGCCCAAAGTGGTAGAGGATCTGGACAAAGCAGGATTGCTGGTTGAAGATCAGGGCGCGAAATGCGTCTTTCTGGAAGGATTTACCAACAAGGAAGGCGACCCACTGCCGCTGATTGTGCAAAAAACTGACGGAGGCTATAACTATGCCACCACCGACCTCGCCGCCTTATGCTACCGAATTCAGCAAGATCACGCCGATCGCATTATCTATGTCACTGATGCCGGGCAAGCAAACCACTTCGCTCAGTTCTTCCAGGTGGCAAGACGAGCAGGCTGGATTCCTGATTCAGTAGAGATTATTCACGTTCCGTTTGGTGTGGTTCAAGGCGAGGACGGCAAAAAATTCAAGACGCGATCGGGCGACACCATCCGACTCAGAGATTTGCTAGATGAAGCGATCGAGCGGGCACGTACCGATCTGGAAACTCGCTTAAAGACAGAGGAGCGGCAGGAAACAGAGGAATTCATCGATCATGTTGCAACGGTTGTCGGCATTAGTGCGGTCAAATACGCTGACCTGAGCCAAAACCGCACCAGCAACTATATCTTCAGCTACGACAAAATGCTGGCGCTCCAGGGCAACACAGCTCCCTATATGCTTTATGCCTATGTGCGAGTCCAGGGTATCAGCCGTAAAGGAGGGATCGATCTCTCGCAGTTGGGTTTAGATGCGCCGATCGTGCTGCAAGAAGAAACGGAACTGGCGCTTGCCAAACATCTATTGCAATTCGAGCAGGTGTTAGCGGAAGTGGAAGCTGACTTGTTCCCCAATCGTCTCTGCCAATATTTGTTTGAATTGAGCCAGAAATATAACCAGTTCTACGATCGCTGTCCAGTTTTACAAGCCGAAGAACCGCTTCGCACCTCGCGTTTAATCCTTTCTGATCTGACGGCTCGCGCAATTCAATTAGGGCTATCGCTGCTGGGAATTCCTGTTTTAGAGCGGATGTAA
- a CDS encoding caspase family protein, translating to MAYWAISIGINQYQHLQPLMYAQRDAQVWRDFLVKEAEFSADRCLVLTDLAAATSPLYPTQKNIRSVITDLCQQQLEADDLLWCFFSGYGLQVDGKDYLMPIEADPNDVANTGIAIESLFDLLEIAPTHKIILVLDVNRSQSILTGEGVGDQTALLAQGHHIATILSSLPDQFAHETLALRQGLFTTALIEAIRYRGCITLDQLVQYLHDRLPALSEQHWRPRQDSLAVIPAEQKYQLIVPEQAAIHLGAGVGAAIGAAEIEGGYGASPQVVSLLERSYATPYEESLGSPEGLNQTISANASIEPSPSQPNDAQLSDAAWKTDPFWRRLLTWGGALAGVLLVGVILRNAAVVMGGKPLPATQTPSVSTAPAPSTPLAAATPIVPIDLPTVIAAAETAIQTQQYAEAHRQLEQIPAEQQTADTAKLLEQANRGLLSQAKVMLSRAREMTAENQASDFVDAIEIARQIKPNQPLYDDAQQNIDRWSRVILDMAQGRAERGNDGSPPAAAANYNSAIGTAFLVPTDRPDIYARAQQSIAQWSQLIMNLATASAEAGNLDLAIQTAELIPPNTPIYATAQESIANWRNQPAPVPPAQ from the coding sequence ATGGCATATTGGGCAATTTCGATCGGCATTAATCAATATCAGCATCTCCAACCGCTCATGTACGCCCAACGGGATGCACAGGTCTGGCGCGATTTTTTAGTCAAAGAAGCCGAGTTTTCGGCAGATCGTTGTCTGGTGCTCACAGATTTAGCTGCAGCAACAAGCCCGCTCTATCCGACTCAGAAGAATATTCGCAGCGTGATTACTGATCTCTGCCAGCAGCAGTTGGAAGCAGATGATCTGCTCTGGTGTTTCTTTAGCGGCTATGGCTTGCAAGTTGACGGCAAAGATTATCTCATGCCGATCGAGGCTGACCCAAACGACGTTGCCAATACTGGAATTGCGATCGAGAGCTTGTTTGATCTGCTGGAAATCGCGCCGACGCACAAAATTATTCTCGTCTTAGATGTCAATCGCAGCCAGAGTATTTTGACCGGGGAAGGTGTTGGTGATCAAACGGCTTTACTGGCACAAGGACACCACATTGCCACAATTTTATCCAGCTTACCCGACCAGTTTGCCCACGAAACGCTGGCTCTACGCCAGGGGCTTTTTACCACAGCATTGATTGAAGCCATCCGCTACCGAGGCTGCATCACGCTCGACCAACTGGTGCAATATTTGCACGATCGCCTTCCTGCACTGAGCGAACAGCACTGGCGACCCAGACAAGATTCGCTTGCGGTCATTCCCGCTGAACAAAAATATCAGCTCATTGTGCCAGAACAGGCAGCAATTCATTTAGGTGCTGGGGTGGGTGCAGCGATAGGTGCAGCAGAAATTGAGGGGGGCTATGGAGCTTCGCCGCAGGTTGTCTCGCTGCTAGAGCGGTCTTATGCTACGCCGTATGAGGAGTCGCTGGGTTCTCCAGAAGGGTTGAACCAAACAATTTCAGCCAATGCTTCGATCGAGCCAAGCCCTTCTCAGCCGAATGATGCTCAGCTAAGTGATGCTGCTTGGAAGACTGATCCGTTCTGGCGACGCTTACTCACCTGGGGTGGCGCTCTGGCAGGTGTACTGCTTGTGGGGGTGATCTTGCGAAATGCGGCTGTAGTGATGGGAGGAAAACCGCTGCCTGCCACTCAGACCCCGTCTGTTTCCACTGCCCCTGCTCCTTCTACACCCCTTGCTGCTGCAACGCCGATTGTGCCGATCGACCTCCCGACTGTCATTGCGGCGGCTGAAACTGCGATTCAAACCCAACAATATGCCGAAGCACACCGCCAACTCGAGCAAATTCCCGCAGAACAACAAACGGCTGATACTGCCAAATTGCTGGAACAGGCAAATCGGGGGTTATTGAGTCAGGCAAAAGTGATGCTGAGCCGTGCCAGAGAAATGACAGCAGAAAATCAGGCATCAGATTTTGTCGATGCGATCGAGATTGCCCGCCAAATTAAGCCAAACCAACCGCTTTATGACGATGCTCAACAAAACATCGATCGCTGGAGTCGCGTTATTCTCGATATGGCACAGGGCAGAGCTGAACGCGGGAATGATGGTTCACCGCCTGCTGCTGCCGCCAACTATAACTCTGCAATTGGTACCGCCTTCCTGGTTCCCACCGATCGCCCCGATATCTACGCTCGTGCCCAACAATCCATTGCCCAATGGAGCCAGTTGATCATGAATTTGGCAACCGCCAGTGCTGAGGCAGGCAACCTCGATCTCGCCATCCAGACGGCAGAGCTGATTCCACCCAACACGCCGATTTATGCGACGGCTCAAGAATCGATCGCCAATTGGCGCAACCAACCCGCTCCAGTTCCTCCGGCTCAGTAG
- a CDS encoding DUF2157 domain-containing protein has protein sequence MASDKFRQQLRQEAEQWRAEGLIDQAQFEQLAERYQFQSLDTVARDRFIAVVLGLGSVLVGLGAITFVAANWQAISQEVKMLLLMGLFLGVNGLGFLWYQKPRSPDGREHWQNRLGQGLLLLGALILGANLTLMGQLFHSSGTAAELCLVWGLAVLAMAYSIRLTSLGVLAVLLMGIGYWNGVTQLADLGMLPGLEWMVRYMPIVSAFLFLPLAYCCRSRGIFTLGAIAVLTSLEVVLGSFTDRLSAAPGLLAVLIFTLPPALLWSYEDGFLRPAQNSEDAESFAPLSRSLAVLFLTVLLYLMSYHYAWDTDRSAQSSQMVGVGLSFLWNLNVLGFAGITLVQWISLARPTTRSLRWGLSRADGLMALLLLLLAILTFWHYSITPIQGLGTLVCNLLLFMLAIRFLQEGLAEGQRNLFWSGMILLTLQILSRTLEYDTGLLLKSLTFLLCGIAVITIGLWFERYVRTLRRAE, from the coding sequence ATGGCTTCAGACAAGTTTCGGCAGCAGTTGCGGCAAGAAGCAGAGCAGTGGCGAGCAGAAGGCTTGATTGATCAGGCTCAGTTTGAACAACTGGCAGAACGCTATCAGTTTCAGTCGCTTGATACCGTTGCCCGCGATCGATTCATTGCGGTGGTTCTGGGGCTGGGCAGTGTTCTGGTTGGGCTGGGGGCAATTACCTTTGTGGCAGCAAACTGGCAAGCGATTTCGCAAGAAGTCAAAATGCTGCTGCTGATGGGCTTGTTTTTGGGCGTGAATGGTTTGGGGTTCCTCTGGTATCAAAAGCCTCGATCGCCAGATGGCAGAGAACATTGGCAAAATCGTTTGGGGCAGGGCTTACTGTTGCTGGGGGCGCTGATTTTGGGCGCAAATCTAACCTTAATGGGGCAACTGTTCCATAGCAGCGGTACGGCGGCAGAGCTTTGTTTGGTCTGGGGTCTGGCAGTTTTGGCGATGGCTTATAGCATCCGGCTAACCTCGCTGGGCGTGCTGGCAGTCTTGCTGATGGGGATTGGCTATTGGAATGGCGTTACCCAACTAGCGGATCTGGGCATGTTGCCGGGGCTGGAATGGATGGTGCGCTATATGCCGATCGTCTCAGCTTTCCTGTTTTTGCCGCTTGCTTACTGTTGTCGATCGCGCGGGATTTTTACGCTGGGGGCAATTGCAGTTTTAACCTCGCTGGAGGTCGTTCTCGGCTCCTTTACCGATCGGCTTAGCGCTGCCCCTGGGCTTTTAGCTGTGCTGATCTTTACGCTGCCGCCTGCTCTGCTCTGGAGCTATGAGGATGGCTTTTTGCGTCCTGCCCAAAATTCTGAAGACGCTGAATCGTTTGCTCCACTGTCTCGGAGTTTGGCAGTTTTGTTTCTGACGGTGCTGCTCTATTTGATGTCTTATCACTATGCCTGGGATACCGATCGATCGGCTCAATCTTCTCAGATGGTTGGGGTAGGGCTGTCGTTTCTGTGGAATCTGAATGTTTTAGGGTTTGCTGGAATAACGCTGGTTCAATGGATAAGTCTCGCTCGTCCGACCACTCGATCGCTTCGTTGGGGCTTGAGCCGCGCTGATGGGCTAATGGCGTTGCTGCTCCTGCTGCTGGCAATTCTGACATTCTGGCACTACAGCATCACCCCGATCCAAGGGCTTGGCACACTGGTTTGTAACCTTCTGCTGTTCATGCTGGCAATTCGTTTCCTGCAAGAAGGTTTGGCAGAAGGACAGCGCAACCTGTTTTGGAGTGGCATGATTCTCCTCACGCTCCAGATCCTCAGCCGTACACTGGAATATGACACAGGGCTTTTGCTCAAATCCCTCACCTTCTTGCTCTGCGGTATTGCAGTGATTACGATCGGGCTATGGTTTGAGCGCTATGTGCGAACACTGCGACGAGCCGAGTAG
- a CDS encoding GDYXXLXY domain-containing protein, with protein MATVEPKKASLRLRFWVTLMMQAIVILAIPAQAIYTQTTGKSIVLQTALVDPYNPLQGYHVTLSYAIANAATLKTLPRWETVERQIQQHETKADRGFLSQESTEFYVILQAPSDAAESPQPWQPIAVSAQLPDRLKSNEVALRGIYRQGDIRYGLETYYIPEDQQTQLSQQIQALQERSRQAAVLVEVKVGTAGQAVPIGFWLGGQRYQF; from the coding sequence ATGGCAACAGTCGAACCGAAAAAAGCATCTTTGCGGCTGCGGTTTTGGGTAACTCTGATGATGCAAGCGATCGTGATTCTGGCAATTCCGGCACAAGCAATCTACACCCAAACCACCGGAAAATCGATCGTGCTGCAAACGGCTCTTGTTGATCCTTACAATCCTTTGCAGGGCTATCATGTCACCCTCAGCTATGCGATTGCCAATGCAGCAACCCTGAAGACGCTACCTAGATGGGAAACGGTCGAGCGACAGATTCAGCAGCATGAAACCAAAGCCGATCGCGGTTTTCTTTCGCAGGAAAGTACTGAATTTTATGTGATTCTTCAAGCTCCTTCAGATGCGGCGGAGTCTCCCCAACCCTGGCAACCGATTGCGGTTTCAGCCCAGCTTCCCGATCGTCTCAAAAGTAATGAGGTAGCCCTACGTGGGATTTATCGGCAGGGTGATATTCGCTATGGGCTGGAAACTTACTACATTCCGGAAGACCAGCAAACCCAGCTCAGCCAACAGATCCAAGCACTCCAGGAGCGATCACGCCAGGCTGCGGTTTTGGTTGAAGTAAAAGTCGGGACAGCAGGACAGGCAGTGCCGATCGGGTTCTGGTTAGGTGGGCAACGCTACCAGTTTTAG
- a CDS encoding metalloregulator ArsR/SmtB family transcription factor, whose amino-acid sequence MEEFKPKVKDQILHLLKMQGAQTAAALAEQLQVSPMAIRQHLQALKAEQWVMYREERRPLGRPVKLWQLTNQAIDRFPDRHADLMVDLLRNVETIFGSDGLERLITERSRRQMQIYQERIAELTVSKDWQEQVKTIAHLRTQEGYMAEVIEQPDHSLLLIENHCPICSAAKTCQKLCRAELDVFRAVLGSSITIERIEHILQGDRRCAYRIMGNEC is encoded by the coding sequence ATGGAGGAGTTCAAGCCAAAAGTTAAAGATCAGATACTTCATCTGCTGAAAATGCAGGGAGCACAGACCGCAGCAGCCTTAGCGGAACAGTTGCAGGTGTCCCCGATGGCAATTCGGCAGCATCTTCAAGCATTAAAAGCAGAACAGTGGGTGATGTATCGAGAAGAGCGGCGACCGTTGGGTCGTCCCGTTAAGCTATGGCAGTTGACCAACCAGGCAATCGATCGATTCCCCGATCGTCATGCTGACCTGATGGTGGATTTGCTTCGTAATGTGGAAACTATCTTTGGCTCCGATGGGCTAGAACGCTTGATTACAGAGCGCAGCCGCCGCCAGATGCAGATCTATCAGGAGCGAATTGCCGAACTCACTGTCTCAAAAGACTGGCAAGAGCAAGTCAAAACGATCGCTCACCTCCGCACCCAGGAAGGCTACATGGCAGAAGTGATTGAACAGCCTGATCACAGCCTTCTTCTAATCGAAAACCACTGCCCCATCTGCTCCGCTGCCAAAACCTGCCAGAAGCTCTGTCGGGCAGAACTCGATGTGTTTCGGGCTGTCCTGGGTTCTAGCATCACGATCGAGCGAATCGAGCATATTTTGCAGGGCGATCGGCGCTGTGCTTATCGGATTATGGGGAATGAATGCTAA
- the rsmD gene encoding 16S rRNA (guanine(966)-N(2))-methyltransferase RsmD, with the protein MSLRIYGNRLLKTLPGLETRPTPARVREAVFNIWQGKIAGCRWLDLCAGSGVMGAEALCRGAILAVGIEQSSQACVVIRQNWQQVAKPDQPFRVLRGDVVQRLSSLSGQQFDRIYFDPPYQGKLYEPVLTAITQHNLLAAEGEMIAEHSPDRPLPETIGSLTICRQKIYGNTALTFYELQG; encoded by the coding sequence ATGAGCCTACGCATCTACGGGAATCGTCTCCTCAAAACTTTGCCTGGTCTGGAAACTCGCCCAACCCCAGCGCGAGTACGGGAAGCAGTTTTTAATATTTGGCAGGGAAAGATTGCAGGGTGTCGCTGGCTCGATCTCTGTGCTGGCAGCGGTGTCATGGGGGCGGAAGCGCTCTGCCGGGGAGCCATTCTGGCAGTGGGAATTGAACAGTCGAGTCAGGCTTGTGTTGTGATTCGGCAAAATTGGCAGCAGGTCGCCAAACCCGATCAGCCATTTCGGGTGCTGCGGGGTGATGTTGTGCAGCGATTGTCTTCGCTATCAGGACAGCAGTTCGATCGCATCTACTTTGACCCCCCCTATCAAGGCAAACTTTATGAACCTGTTCTCACTGCAATCACGCAACACAACCTCCTTGCTGCCGAAGGAGAAATGATTGCCGAACATAGCCCCGATCGCCCACTCCCTGAAACGATCGGCTCGCTCACCATTTGTCGGCAAAAGATTTATGGGAATACGGCTCTAACTTTCTATGAGCTTCAGGGATAG
- the hisH gene encoding imidazole glycerol phosphate synthase subunit HisH: MTIIAVVDYDMGNLHSACKGLEKAGAMPQVTHSIQELEQADAVVLPGVGAFDPAIQHLRSRDLIQPLKDIIASGKPFLGICLGLQILFEGSEEGEEAGLGAVAGIVRRFRSEPGLTIPHMGWNQLQLTQPQLPLWNQLPPNPWVYFVHSYYADPADPSVNAATITHGTQTVTAAIAQNNLMATQFHPEKSSTNGLQILSSFVAHVKQQQLVGVAQ, encoded by the coding sequence ATGACCATTATTGCCGTGGTGGACTATGACATGGGCAATCTGCACTCGGCTTGTAAAGGGCTGGAGAAGGCAGGCGCAATGCCCCAAGTGACCCACTCCATCCAAGAGCTTGAACAGGCAGATGCAGTCGTGCTGCCCGGCGTAGGGGCATTTGATCCGGCAATCCAGCATCTTCGATCGCGCGATCTGATCCAACCGCTCAAAGATATCATTGCCAGCGGCAAACCTTTCCTGGGGATTTGTTTGGGGCTGCAAATTTTGTTTGAAGGCAGCGAAGAAGGAGAAGAAGCCGGACTGGGTGCAGTTGCCGGAATAGTGCGCCGCTTCCGCTCAGAACCAGGATTAACCATTCCGCACATGGGCTGGAACCAGCTTCAACTGACACAGCCCCAACTGCCACTCTGGAACCAACTGCCACCCAATCCCTGGGTTTATTTCGTTCACTCTTATTACGCCGACCCTGCTGATCCATCAGTCAACGCTGCTACCATCACCCACGGCACCCAAACCGTTACGGCAGCGATCGCCCAAAACAACCTGATGGCGACTCAGTTCCACCCCGAAAAGTCCTCTACCAACGGGCTGCAAATCCTATCTAGCTTTGTTGCCCACGTGAAGCAGCAGCAGCTTGTCGGCGTAGCGCAGTAG
- a CDS encoding peptidase C15 — MGKRVLVTSFATWRIDQRSNASDDLLVAAQREGMAASVAWMRQLPVNLPVARDITIAKIDQLQPEVLICCGMAESRQKLSVERQATVRGQTLKTSIDLEWLIQGLETAEISEDAGRFVCNSLYYSMLDYLNAHHSDRLCLFVHVPVFMPEHQASLIADFRCIVDRLVQSTG; from the coding sequence ATGGGGAAGCGGGTTTTGGTGACTTCGTTTGCGACTTGGCGTATTGATCAGCGATCGAATGCTTCAGATGATTTGCTGGTGGCGGCCCAACGGGAAGGGATGGCAGCATCGGTGGCATGGATGCGACAACTTCCAGTGAATTTACCTGTTGCCAGAGATATTACGATCGCCAAAATCGACCAGCTTCAGCCAGAAGTTCTAATTTGCTGTGGGATGGCAGAGTCGCGCCAGAAGTTATCTGTGGAGCGGCAGGCAACGGTGCGAGGGCAAACGCTCAAGACTTCGATCGATTTAGAATGGTTGATTCAGGGATTAGAAACAGCCGAGATTAGTGAAGATGCGGGTCGATTTGTCTGCAATAGCCTGTATTATTCAATGCTGGACTACTTGAATGCACACCATTCCGATCGCCTTTGTTTGTTTGTCCATGTTCCTGTTTTCATGCCTGAACATCAAGCTTCCTTAATTGCCGATTTTCGGTGTATTGTCGATCGATTAGTTCAATCAACTGGGTGA